A portion of the Chondrinema litorale genome contains these proteins:
- a CDS encoding alpha-2-macroglobulin family protein has product MKPFASISILALSVTRKVFITAFILAVVIGGFLYFSSTLKAGRSVKTTVDAAYASYVSAYTAGVISKKSPIRIQLASQFADSARVGESVTSSYFTFDPEITGDASWIDSRTIEFIPAKELQSGTKYVLNFELGKVVDVQDGMENLSYEFSTISQNFDLQLEGLAPDDNDEPSMQKLSGSIYTADIASNEEVEKLLTASLNDKTLDISWVHPEEGLTHYFTVSGIERKDSKRTLELEWNGEPMGVSYKGTENVDIPALGDFKLMNTEVVHNPEQYVRLRFSDPIQANQDLDGLIQITGLNNLRFQIQANEILVYPTVRQTGAKEVRVSPGIKNSQGYPLKDDLSFSLAFEQMKPEVRFVGNGTILPNSKGLILPFEAVGLNEVDVRVIRVYEDNIAQFLQVNSLEERTEMKRVGRPILLKNIKLNNSGNADMSNWSRYSLDLSDMIQTEPGAIYQVNISFTKDYAAYVCQEEFDLGEGASESNKETSLQELEEEYDKNTWDYYDDYYYYGYYDWEHRDDPCHPAYYGARRSVNKNVLASDLGVIAKRGNNGEMLAAVTDLRTTEPLSNVEVAVYNYQHQLLDDNLTDSEGLARLDPKKKPFLLVATLGNQKGYLKIDDGSSLSLSNFNVRGQEIQKGLKGFIYGERGVWRPGDTLFLNFILEDKDRLLPENHPVVFQLQNPMGQVVKKEVRSQGVDGFYNFITTTDADAPTGNWTAKVMVGGTTFSKNIKIETVKPNRLKINLDFGTDKLTASNGKITADLEVKWLHGAPAPNLKAEFELDLTKGKTAFEDYQNYNFDDEGKQFYGESQQVFSGRLDENGKATISTSIDVEDAAPGVLQANFRGKVFEEGGNFSVDRIVIPYYPFSSFVGMKLPDSKSWSKLFYDKSNSVDIATVDANGEPVDRQGVIVSVYRLNWSWWWNQSSEDVANYVSRQNKTPVATGRVNTSGGKATFNFDLNEWGRYYIKVCDPVSGHCTGEIHYTSWGGDSNEMPSGATMLTFASDKEKYQVGEKVTLNIPGSKNSRALISIENGRKVVQTFWLQTEEGDNPFSFEVTEAMAPNVYVNISLIQPHAQTINDLPIRLYGVIPVMVDDPETHLSPELKMPDVLEPESTFEVQVSESEGKPMTYTLAVVEEGLLDLTRFKTPDPWSNFYAREALGVKTWDLYDDVMGAFGGSLGRLLALGGGDGVDAKENAKANRFKPVVKYLGPFQLDAGDANVHKIKMPRYIGSVKTMVVAAKGGAYGNTEKVTPVKKSLMVLGTLPRVLGPEEKVKLPVNVFVSDPSISSVTVNIEASDLLSLPTASKQVQIDKSGEQIVFFDMDVKATTGIGNIKITASANGVTSVDEVEIDVRNPNPPVTNVIEGMIQPGKTWDASYGAIGVAGTNSSMLEVSRIPPINLEKRLSYLIRYPYGCIEQTVSSGFPQLLVNNLMEITPERSKKIESNIKATIARLNSFQTNDGGMAYWPGQRESSDWGSVYAYHFIIEAEKKGYQVPSFLKSNLKRYLKKSAREWRYSKAYWNDDLMQAYRLYALALSNDAETGAMNRLRELKELTTQGAWRLAAAYYLTGKNSAGKELVKGLTTDVKSYKELSYTYGSDTRDKAMILETLCLMNDKAKGFDLLKDIAAHLSADTWLSTQTTAYSLIAVAKFAGMDNASQSSGMKFTLNLPEGSPVEASTDLSMIQKKLNVKAGGVYNLSLKNTSNTVLFTRIITEGVPARGDQSAAESSLKLSVRYLDLNEKEMDPTSLAQGTDFMVEAKVTNPGLRGNYEELVLNQIFPSGWEILNSRMDGSLDSDKVSEPEYQDIRDDRVYTFFDLKASETKTFRIRLNASYAGEYYMPTISCEAMYDHSINARKPGKVVKVEGVENQ; this is encoded by the coding sequence ATGAAGCCGTTTGCTAGTATTTCCATTTTGGCACTTAGTGTTACCAGAAAAGTTTTTATCACTGCATTTATTCTGGCTGTTGTAATTGGAGGTTTTTTGTACTTCTCAAGTACATTAAAAGCAGGTAGGAGTGTGAAAACAACTGTAGATGCTGCCTATGCATCTTATGTAAGCGCATATACTGCCGGAGTTATATCCAAAAAGTCTCCTATTAGAATACAACTGGCCTCTCAGTTTGCAGATTCAGCAAGAGTCGGCGAATCTGTTACATCTTCATATTTTACATTTGATCCAGAAATTACAGGTGATGCATCTTGGATTGATAGCAGAACAATAGAATTTATTCCTGCAAAAGAGCTTCAGTCAGGAACAAAGTATGTGTTGAATTTTGAATTAGGTAAAGTAGTAGATGTGCAAGATGGTATGGAAAACTTATCCTACGAGTTTTCAACGATCTCACAAAATTTCGATTTGCAACTAGAAGGCTTAGCACCAGACGATAACGATGAACCAAGTATGCAAAAGCTTTCTGGTTCTATATATACTGCCGATATAGCTTCAAATGAAGAAGTAGAAAAATTATTAACAGCTTCATTAAATGATAAAACATTAGATATTTCTTGGGTGCATCCCGAAGAAGGTTTAACCCATTATTTTACTGTTTCTGGTATTGAGCGAAAAGATAGCAAACGCACGCTCGAACTAGAGTGGAATGGTGAGCCAATGGGTGTTTCTTATAAAGGAACCGAAAATGTAGATATTCCTGCGCTTGGAGACTTTAAGTTAATGAATACCGAAGTGGTGCATAATCCAGAACAGTATGTGCGCTTAAGGTTTTCAGATCCAATTCAGGCCAATCAAGATTTGGATGGTCTTATCCAGATAACTGGTTTAAACAATCTTAGATTCCAGATTCAGGCTAATGAGATTTTGGTTTACCCAACAGTAAGACAAACAGGTGCGAAAGAAGTTCGTGTTTCACCCGGAATTAAAAACAGCCAAGGTTATCCGTTAAAAGATGATTTGAGTTTTTCGCTGGCTTTTGAGCAAATGAAACCAGAGGTGAGATTTGTGGGTAATGGAACAATTTTACCTAATTCTAAAGGATTGATTTTACCTTTTGAAGCAGTTGGTTTAAATGAGGTAGATGTTAGAGTAATTAGAGTTTATGAAGATAATATCGCTCAGTTTCTGCAAGTAAATTCACTTGAAGAAAGAACAGAGATGAAACGAGTAGGAAGACCTATTCTGCTAAAAAATATCAAATTGAATAACTCTGGTAATGCAGATATGAGCAACTGGAGCAGGTATTCACTTGATCTTTCAGATATGATTCAAACCGAACCAGGAGCAATCTATCAGGTGAACATCAGCTTTACAAAAGACTATGCAGCTTATGTTTGCCAAGAAGAATTTGACCTTGGTGAAGGTGCATCAGAGAGTAATAAAGAAACTTCACTTCAAGAGCTTGAAGAGGAGTACGATAAAAATACTTGGGATTATTACGACGATTACTATTACTACGGATATTACGATTGGGAACATCGTGATGACCCTTGCCACCCTGCTTATTATGGTGCGAGAAGATCGGTTAATAAAAATGTATTAGCTTCTGATCTTGGTGTAATTGCCAAGAGAGGCAATAATGGAGAAATGTTGGCAGCAGTAACCGATTTAAGAACTACTGAGCCTTTAAGTAATGTAGAAGTGGCCGTTTATAATTACCAGCATCAGTTACTCGACGATAATCTAACTGATAGCGAAGGTCTGGCAAGACTAGATCCTAAAAAGAAACCTTTCTTGTTGGTTGCTACACTTGGTAACCAAAAGGGATACCTTAAGATAGACGATGGCTCATCACTTTCTCTCAGTAATTTCAATGTGAGAGGTCAAGAAATTCAGAAAGGATTAAAAGGCTTTATTTATGGAGAAAGAGGTGTTTGGAGACCGGGAGATACACTTTTCTTAAACTTTATTCTTGAAGATAAAGATAGATTATTGCCAGAAAACCACCCAGTTGTATTCCAATTACAAAACCCAATGGGGCAGGTGGTTAAGAAAGAAGTTCGCTCTCAAGGTGTTGATGGCTTTTACAACTTTATAACTACTACTGATGCCGATGCACCAACTGGAAATTGGACAGCCAAAGTTATGGTTGGTGGTACTACATTCAGTAAAAACATTAAAATTGAAACTGTTAAACCTAACCGTTTAAAAATTAATCTGGATTTTGGTACAGATAAATTAACAGCAAGTAATGGAAAGATAACTGCCGATTTAGAAGTAAAATGGTTACATGGAGCGCCTGCACCAAATTTAAAAGCAGAGTTTGAGCTTGACCTTACTAAAGGTAAAACAGCTTTTGAAGACTATCAGAATTATAATTTTGATGATGAAGGCAAACAGTTCTATGGAGAAAGCCAGCAAGTGTTTAGTGGTAGGTTAGACGAAAATGGTAAAGCAACCATCAGTACAAGTATAGATGTAGAAGATGCAGCTCCCGGAGTTTTACAGGCAAATTTTAGAGGAAAAGTATTTGAAGAAGGTGGCAACTTTAGTGTAGATAGAATTGTGATTCCTTACTACCCTTTCAGCTCTTTTGTTGGGATGAAATTGCCAGATAGCAAAAGTTGGAGCAAGCTTTTTTATGATAAGTCTAATAGCGTTGATATTGCAACGGTAGATGCAAATGGAGAGCCTGTTGACAGACAAGGAGTTATAGTTTCTGTTTACCGACTAAATTGGAGTTGGTGGTGGAATCAAAGTAGTGAAGATGTAGCCAATTATGTAAGTCGCCAAAACAAAACTCCGGTCGCAACTGGTAGAGTAAATACAAGTGGTGGAAAAGCTACTTTTAATTTTGATCTAAACGAGTGGGGTAGATACTACATCAAAGTTTGTGATCCAGTATCGGGACATTGTACTGGCGAAATTCATTATACTTCTTGGGGTGGAGATAGTAACGAAATGCCATCTGGAGCTACCATGTTAACTTTTGCTTCTGATAAAGAAAAGTATCAGGTAGGTGAAAAAGTAACACTTAATATTCCGGGCAGTAAAAATAGCAGAGCTTTAATTAGCATCGAAAATGGAAGAAAGGTAGTACAAACTTTCTGGTTGCAAACAGAAGAAGGCGACAATCCATTCTCTTTCGAAGTTACAGAAGCAATGGCACCGAATGTTTATGTAAATATTTCATTGATACAACCACATGCGCAAACGATCAACGATTTACCAATTAGGCTTTATGGTGTAATTCCAGTGATGGTAGATGATCCAGAAACCCATCTTTCACCAGAACTAAAAATGCCAGATGTATTGGAGCCAGAATCCACATTTGAGGTGCAAGTATCTGAGAGTGAAGGTAAACCAATGACATACACCTTGGCTGTTGTAGAAGAAGGTTTGCTTGATCTTACCAGATTTAAAACTCCTGATCCTTGGTCTAACTTCTATGCGAGAGAAGCACTAGGTGTTAAAACTTGGGATTTATACGATGATGTAATGGGAGCGTTTGGCGGCTCATTAGGTAGATTACTTGCCTTAGGTGGTGGTGACGGAGTTGATGCGAAAGAAAATGCTAAAGCAAACCGATTTAAACCTGTTGTAAAATATTTAGGTCCATTCCAATTGGATGCTGGAGATGCCAATGTGCATAAAATTAAAATGCCAAGATACATTGGTTCTGTAAAAACAATGGTGGTGGCTGCTAAAGGTGGAGCTTATGGTAACACCGAAAAAGTGACACCTGTAAAAAAATCTCTCATGGTTTTAGGTACACTACCAAGAGTTTTAGGACCTGAAGAAAAAGTGAAATTACCAGTAAATGTGTTTGTTTCTGATCCTTCAATCAGTAGTGTAACAGTAAATATTGAAGCGAGCGATTTACTTTCTTTACCAACAGCTTCTAAGCAGGTTCAGATAGATAAATCTGGTGAGCAAATCGTCTTTTTCGATATGGATGTGAAGGCTACCACAGGTATTGGCAATATCAAAATTACTGCTTCTGCAAATGGAGTAACTTCTGTAGATGAAGTAGAAATTGATGTGAGAAACCCGAATCCACCAGTTACGAATGTGATTGAAGGCATGATACAACCAGGTAAAACTTGGGATGCTTCTTACGGAGCAATCGGTGTTGCAGGTACAAATTCATCGATGTTAGAGGTTTCACGCATACCACCAATTAACTTAGAGAAAAGACTTTCTTATTTAATTCGCTATCCTTATGGATGTATCGAGCAAACAGTCTCTTCTGGTTTCCCTCAGTTGTTGGTTAACAACCTAATGGAAATTACTCCTGAAAGAAGTAAGAAGATAGAAAGTAATATTAAGGCGACAATTGCTAGACTTAACTCTTTCCAAACAAATGATGGAGGTATGGCTTATTGGCCAGGACAAAGAGAAAGCAGCGATTGGGGATCTGTTTATGCTTATCATTTTATTATTGAGGCAGAGAAAAAAGGCTATCAAGTGCCAAGTTTCTTAAAGTCTAACTTGAAACGATACCTCAAAAAATCTGCACGTGAATGGAGATACAGCAAAGCTTATTGGAACGACGATTTAATGCAAGCATACAGACTTTACGCTTTGGCTTTAAGTAACGATGCAGAAACTGGTGCGATGAACAGGTTAAGAGAGCTGAAAGAACTGACAACGCAAGGTGCTTGGCGATTAGCTGCGGCATATTATCTAACAGGTAAAAATAGTGCTGGTAAAGAACTGGTTAAAGGCTTAACTACAGATGTAAAGAGTTATAAAGAACTATCTTACACTTATGGTTCAGATACCAGAGATAAAGCGATGATTTTAGAAACGCTTTGTTTGATGAATGACAAAGCCAAAGGCTTCGATTTATTAAAAGACATTGCCGCACATTTAAGTGCAGATACTTGGTTGAGTACTCAAACAACTGCTTACAGTTTGATTGCAGTAGCCAAATTTGCAGGCATGGACAATGCCTCTCAATCATCTGGAATGAAATTCACTTTGAATTTACCAGAAGGTAGCCCTGTTGAAGCGAGCACAGATCTTTCTATGATTCAGAAAAAACTGAATGTAAAAGCTGGTGGAGTGTATAATCTTTCTTTAAAGAATACGAGCAACACAGTATTATTTACTAGAATTATTACCGAAGGTGTTCCTGCGAGAGGTGATCAATCTGCGGCAGAAAGTAGCTTGAAGTTGAGTGTTCGCTATCTGGATTTAAATGAGAAAGAAATGGATCCAACAAGTCTAGCTCAAGGTACAGACTTTATGGTAGAAGCCAAAGTTACCAATCCTGGTTTGCGAGGTAATTATGAAGAATTAGTATTGAATCAGATATTCCCTTCTGGCTGGGAAATTCTCAATTCCAGAATGGATGGCAGTCTCGATTCAGATAAGGTAAGCGAACCAGAATATCAAGATATACGAGACGATAGAGTTTATACCTTCTTCGATCTAAAAGCTTCAGAAACCAAGACTTTTAGAATCAGGTTGAATGCGAGTTATGCAGGAGAGTACTATATGCCGACCATTTCTTGTGAGGCTATGTACGATCACAGCATTAATGCACGTAAGCCGGGTAAAGTAGTAAAAGTTGAAGGAGTTGAAAATCAATAA
- the ligA gene encoding NAD-dependent DNA ligase LigA produces MKPEEARIEIAELTKKINHYNIQYYQNDVSEVSDYEFDMLLEKLMSLEKEFPEFAYPDSPSKRVGGTITKAFNSVKHQYPMLSLGNTYNEEELFDFDKRVEKLLEEPYEYTCELKFDGVALSLTYENGLLLRAVTRGDGVQGDEVTENAKTIMNIPLSIEGENIPPLFEVRGEVFLTRKRFEQLNLEIVTENKEREKAGKKPIKLLANPRNAASGTLKMQDSGVVAKRKLGFFAYSLIWDNMDIKTHAEALELLTSWKFNVSDTYKKCGEIKEVVSYINDWEKKRKNFPVETDGIVIKVNDFRLQEELGYTSKSPRWAIAYKYKAESASTILKSVSFQVGRTGAVTPVANLEPVLLAGTTVKRASLHNANEIERLDLHLGDMVYIEKGGEIIPKITGVNTPLRKGDAQVVDFISNCPDCNTPLIRKEGEAAHYCPNVLGCPTQIKGRIEHFIQRKAMNVESLGPETIEQLYANGLLKHPGDLYKLTKEQLMSLDRFGEKSADNILEGIQNSKSIAFPRVLFALGIRYVGATVAEKLAIHFKNIDALTKATLEELVAVHEIGERIAESLVAYFEDEQNMLVIDALKEAGLQFEMPEEPEVNEEEATLAGKSFLVSGVFANYERDELKSLIKSKGGKVLSAVSGNLDYLIAGDKAGGSKLKKAEALEVKIISEEEFVSLLNS; encoded by the coding sequence ATGAAACCAGAAGAAGCAAGGATAGAAATAGCCGAATTAACTAAAAAAATTAACCATTACAATATACAGTACTATCAAAATGATGTATCAGAAGTTTCTGATTATGAGTTTGATATGCTACTTGAGAAATTAATGTCACTCGAAAAGGAGTTCCCGGAGTTTGCTTATCCGGACTCGCCAAGTAAAAGAGTGGGAGGTACAATTACCAAGGCTTTTAATTCGGTAAAACACCAATATCCTATGCTTTCGTTGGGGAATACCTACAACGAAGAAGAGTTGTTTGATTTTGATAAGCGTGTAGAAAAATTACTGGAGGAGCCTTACGAATATACTTGTGAATTAAAGTTTGATGGTGTAGCGCTAAGTCTAACTTATGAAAATGGGCTTTTGCTACGAGCAGTCACCAGAGGTGATGGTGTGCAGGGAGATGAAGTAACTGAAAATGCCAAAACCATCATGAATATTCCCTTAAGTATTGAGGGTGAAAATATACCTCCATTATTTGAAGTAAGGGGCGAAGTTTTCTTAACTAGAAAGCGTTTTGAACAACTCAATCTGGAAATTGTTACTGAAAACAAGGAAAGAGAAAAGGCTGGTAAGAAGCCAATCAAATTGTTGGCAAACCCTAGAAATGCTGCTTCTGGTACGTTAAAAATGCAAGATTCTGGAGTGGTTGCAAAGCGAAAATTAGGCTTTTTTGCTTATTCCCTAATTTGGGATAATATGGATATAAAAACCCATGCAGAAGCCCTTGAGTTACTTACTAGTTGGAAGTTTAATGTTTCTGATACTTACAAAAAATGTGGTGAGATTAAAGAAGTTGTAAGCTACATCAACGACTGGGAGAAAAAGCGAAAAAACTTTCCAGTTGAAACAGACGGAATTGTTATTAAAGTAAACGATTTCAGACTACAGGAAGAGTTAGGTTACACGTCAAAAAGTCCTCGTTGGGCGATTGCCTATAAATATAAAGCCGAAAGTGCTTCTACTATTCTCAAATCAGTTTCTTTTCAAGTAGGTAGAACTGGAGCAGTTACTCCGGTGGCTAATTTGGAGCCTGTTTTATTGGCAGGAACTACTGTAAAAAGAGCCAGTTTGCATAATGCGAATGAGATTGAACGACTTGATTTGCATTTAGGAGATATGGTTTATATTGAAAAGGGTGGAGAAATTATTCCTAAAATTACTGGTGTAAATACTCCTTTGAGAAAAGGTGATGCACAGGTAGTTGACTTTATTAGCAACTGCCCAGATTGTAATACACCATTGATCAGAAAAGAAGGTGAAGCAGCGCATTATTGCCCTAATGTTTTAGGCTGCCCAACTCAGATTAAAGGTAGAATTGAGCACTTTATTCAAAGAAAGGCAATGAATGTAGAATCGCTTGGTCCTGAGACAATTGAACAATTGTATGCAAATGGTTTATTAAAGCATCCCGGAGACTTGTATAAACTTACCAAAGAGCAATTAATGTCGCTTGACAGGTTTGGAGAAAAATCAGCCGATAATATTCTAGAGGGAATTCAAAACTCTAAAAGTATTGCTTTTCCAAGAGTATTGTTTGCTTTAGGAATTAGATATGTAGGTGCCACAGTTGCCGAAAAACTGGCCATTCACTTTAAAAATATAGATGCTCTCACTAAAGCTACTTTAGAAGAGTTGGTGGCTGTGCATGAGATTGGTGAAAGAATCGCGGAAAGTCTGGTTGCTTATTTTGAAGATGAGCAAAATATGTTAGTAATAGATGCTTTAAAAGAAGCGGGATTACAATTTGAGATGCCAGAAGAGCCAGAGGTAAATGAAGAAGAAGCTACACTGGCAGGAAAATCATTTTTAGTTTCTGGTGTTTTTGCCAACTACGAAAGAGACGAATTGAAAAGTTTAATAAAAAGTAAGGGTGGCAAGGTTTTATCGGCAGTTTCTGGTAATCTGGATTATCTTATTGCAGGTGATAAAGCTGGAGGGAGTAAGCTCAAAAAGGCAGAAGCATTAGAGGTTAAGATAATTTCAGAAGAGGAATTTGTATCTTTGCTTAATTCGTAA